Proteins encoded within one genomic window of Synechococcus sp. PCC 7335:
- a CDS encoding CHAD domain-containing protein has product MKDIAKQNASQSITGAQIAEDSGLIGGYAYQTIRKQSKQVFKLRSLVLSDSDPENLHQMRVSTRRLRSALLLFSDTIELEGTTPAKLSRSVAKLTKALGKVRDIDVMQQWFEQMLDTANDIKDSQTQDSVAALGHAFSKKEKKVIQSLLKTLKKQRKKQFSRMDSALNSSAYKKLRKQCKGWTKQPKFSPAAKQSAASSAIQRIVEPLAELLHHPGWQVATKPATQTTAEIGATQRQILKQISLDELNQQLSQYGQQLHDLRKQIKGVRYQTEFFRSLYGIHYAAQIRELRSLQNVLGQIQDQLVVSEFLTQELGSNWASKLPTLNQTFQSARLDLWRQWQPLQEKYLGLHQRSDASTKTQQETETTVA; this is encoded by the coding sequence ATGAAGGATATTGCTAAACAGAATGCCTCTCAATCGATCACTGGGGCTCAGATCGCTGAAGATAGCGGGCTAATCGGTGGATATGCTTACCAAACGATTCGTAAGCAATCGAAGCAGGTGTTTAAGCTGCGATCGCTTGTCCTATCTGATAGTGATCCTGAAAATCTGCATCAAATGCGAGTGAGTACTCGGCGGCTGCGCTCGGCGCTTTTGCTATTTTCTGACACGATTGAGCTTGAAGGCACCACCCCGGCGAAGCTATCACGCTCAGTCGCCAAACTAACAAAGGCTCTGGGAAAGGTTCGTGATATCGATGTGATGCAGCAGTGGTTTGAACAGATGCTCGATACTGCTAATGATATCAAGGACAGTCAAACTCAGGATTCGGTTGCTGCTCTGGGCCATGCCTTTAGCAAGAAAGAAAAAAAGGTCATTCAGTCCTTGTTAAAAACACTGAAGAAACAGCGTAAAAAGCAGTTTTCTCGAATGGATTCCGCGCTAAATAGTTCTGCTTATAAGAAGCTGAGGAAGCAGTGCAAAGGCTGGACTAAGCAGCCTAAGTTCAGTCCGGCTGCAAAGCAATCAGCAGCTAGTAGTGCCATTCAAAGAATCGTTGAACCGCTTGCTGAACTTTTGCATCATCCCGGCTGGCAGGTTGCTACCAAACCAGCTACACAGACTACGGCAGAAATAGGCGCTACCCAGCGACAGATCCTTAAGCAGATATCACTTGATGAGCTGAATCAGCAGCTCAGTCAGTACGGCCAGCAGCTTCACGACCTACGTAAACAGATCAAAGGGGTGCGCTATCAAACTGAGTTTTTTCGAAGTTTGTACGGAATTCACTACGCGGCCCAAATCAGAGAGTTGCGATCGCTTCAGAATGTTCTAGGTCAGATACAAGATCAGCTAGTGGTCAGTGAATTTTTGACCCAAGAACTGGGATCGAACTGGGCTAGTAAACTGCCGACGCTCAACCAGACATTTCAGTCCGCTAGACTGGACCTATGGAGACAATGGCAGCCCCTACAAGAAAAGTATTTAGGGCTGCATCAACGCTCAGATGCTTCAACCAAGACTCAGCAAGAGACTGAGACGACTGTAGCCTAA
- a CDS encoding MFS transporter — MPSKSKDEKPRLPLQFWIVALIAFINSVSFTIIIPTLYPYAKQFGLSDFEASLLTTAYSLSQFVGTPILGQLSDRWGRKPLLVISLIGTVISNLLAAIAGVPGLLFCARIFDGLTGGNNSVAQAVISDITTPEQRTQAFGIYSGLFRLGFVAGPPMSYLAQLAPPIQVGGLEVSSLGMSFLVSAAIALVAAAMCFFFLKETQVDHQSIDTTDTVESSSTGSTPTRSLPTKRITKKFDFVSLFTALGRPVIGRILLMTFLNGATFTIFTFAFQPFFINVLGQDAKNLAIAFVAFGILAFVSQVFALEPLRKRFTLVNVLVGALIARGFLFLLMPALPNIVAFSLLLACFGLVNAFPMPLIDSILSTRSNQAEQGEVLGLNASYLSISNAIGPAISGLLVTTFGYSFPFWVAGALTMMVAGFALTLKQPETKAI; from the coding sequence ATGCCTTCCAAATCTAAGGATGAGAAGCCGCGCTTACCGCTGCAGTTTTGGATAGTTGCTCTGATCGCATTTATCAATTCTGTTAGCTTTACCATTATCATCCCGACACTATATCCCTATGCCAAACAGTTCGGACTGAGCGATTTTGAAGCAAGTCTACTGACAACGGCATACTCGCTATCGCAGTTTGTCGGAACGCCTATCCTAGGGCAGCTCTCTGATCGGTGGGGAAGAAAGCCGCTATTAGTCATTAGCCTGATAGGTACGGTGATTTCTAACTTACTTGCAGCGATCGCAGGCGTTCCTGGGCTGCTTTTTTGCGCTCGCATCTTCGACGGACTCACCGGCGGTAATAACTCTGTTGCTCAAGCGGTGATTAGTGATATCACAACGCCTGAGCAGCGCACCCAGGCGTTTGGGATTTACAGCGGGCTGTTTCGTCTAGGCTTTGTCGCTGGGCCACCGATGAGCTATTTAGCGCAGCTAGCGCCGCCCATCCAAGTTGGAGGTTTAGAGGTGTCGTCTTTGGGAATGAGTTTTTTAGTGTCGGCGGCGATCGCCTTAGTTGCTGCGGCTATGTGCTTTTTCTTCCTAAAAGAAACCCAAGTCGATCACCAGAGCATTGATACAACCGATACAGTAGAGAGCTCCTCTACCGGCTCAACGCCGACTAGATCGCTACCAACAAAAAGAATTACGAAGAAGTTCGACTTTGTTAGCCTTTTTACGGCGTTAGGCCGCCCGGTCATAGGCCGCATTTTACTCATGACCTTTCTCAACGGGGCAACATTTACGATCTTCACCTTTGCGTTCCAGCCGTTCTTTATCAACGTACTCGGACAAGACGCTAAGAATCTGGCGATCGCATTTGTAGCTTTTGGCATCTTAGCTTTTGTTTCTCAAGTATTTGCCCTAGAGCCCTTACGTAAACGCTTTACCCTAGTCAATGTCTTAGTAGGCGCCCTGATTGCTAGAGGCTTTTTGTTCTTGCTGATGCCTGCGCTACCTAACATAGTGGCTTTCTCATTGCTGCTAGCATGCTTCGGATTGGTGAACGCCTTTCCAATGCCGCTAATTGATTCGATTTTATCGACCCGCAGCAACCAGGCAGAGCAGGGAGAAGTGCTCGGACTGAATGCATCGTATCTAAGCATTTCAAACGCGATAGGACCCGCGATCTCAGGGCTGCTCGTGACTACTTTCGGCTATTCCTTTCCCTTCTGGGTAGCAGGCGCCCTAACGATGATGGTGGCAGGATTTGCGCTGACGCTTAAACAACCTGAAACCAAAGCAATCTGA
- a CDS encoding metal-binding protein, which produces MPSGRTHDRITLWCLPFVTVSAFGLTYSVPLTVIVSLSFLVGGFMLGPDLDIRSIQYVRWGLLRWIWLPYQITIKHRSQLSHGPVIGTALRVAYLAVWLSLFMLIGIGLLNILWDAQITWQTLIRPFRLMFGQYLSEWLAVVIGLEIGSISHSISDVFGSKINKRKRRRKRKNTRKD; this is translated from the coding sequence ATGCCCTCAGGCCGCACTCACGATCGGATCACGCTCTGGTGCTTACCTTTTGTGACTGTCAGCGCCTTTGGACTTACCTACAGTGTGCCGCTTACCGTGATCGTTTCACTCTCTTTCTTGGTGGGCGGATTTATGCTAGGCCCTGATCTAGACATTCGTTCTATTCAGTACGTTCGCTGGGGTCTATTACGCTGGATCTGGCTGCCCTATCAGATTACAATCAAACACCGCTCACAGCTTTCACATGGGCCTGTCATCGGTACCGCTCTAAGAGTAGCTTATCTAGCAGTGTGGCTATCCCTGTTTATGCTTATTGGCATAGGCCTTTTAAATATACTGTGGGATGCCCAAATTACATGGCAAACCTTAATCAGACCCTTTCGTCTGATGTTTGGGCAATATCTATCCGAATGGCTTGCCGTCGTGATTGGATTGGAAATTGGATCGATCAGTCACTCTATTAGCGATGTCTTCGGTAGCAAAATCAATAAAAGAAAGCGTAGAAGAAAGAGAAAGAATACTAGGAAAGACTAG
- a CDS encoding NAD(P)-dependent oxidoreductase produces the protein MNIAFVGLGTMGTPMALNLLKAGYQVTVHNRTREKEQPLVAAGAIAASTPQSAAISADIIIVCVSDTPDVEAVVLGESGIIEGAQSGALVIDMSTISPSVTGDIAAQLAQKNIRMIDAPVSGGSEGAHKGTLSIMIGGEVEDVEKARPVLSAMGDTITHVGAIGAGQTTKAINQIIVAGTYWSVAEGITLGLKAGLDMEKVVRAVGSGAASSWGLTNRSSNMIDNEYPLGFRVRLHQKDLKIALEAARELGLPLPVAAYVEQVETGLMAKGYGDEDISAVARAVRDSGAVK, from the coding sequence ATGAATATTGCATTTGTAGGACTCGGGACAATGGGCACGCCGATGGCGTTGAACCTGCTAAAAGCAGGATATCAAGTTACTGTGCATAATCGTACTCGAGAGAAGGAGCAGCCTTTGGTAGCAGCAGGTGCGATCGCTGCCTCTACTCCGCAGTCTGCTGCTATTAGTGCTGATATCATCATTGTTTGTGTCAGTGACACCCCTGATGTAGAAGCCGTTGTCCTCGGAGAATCAGGCATCATCGAAGGCGCACAGTCTGGTGCTCTAGTCATTGATATGTCTACAATCAGTCCGAGTGTGACTGGTGATATCGCAGCTCAGCTGGCCCAGAAAAACATCCGCATGATAGATGCGCCTGTTTCTGGGGGTTCAGAAGGCGCTCATAAAGGGACACTATCAATCATGATTGGCGGCGAAGTAGAAGATGTCGAGAAAGCTAGACCTGTTCTATCGGCGATGGGCGACACAATTACGCACGTTGGCGCGATTGGTGCAGGACAAACCACAAAAGCCATCAATCAAATTATCGTAGCTGGCACCTACTGGTCTGTCGCCGAAGGGATCACGCTAGGTCTAAAGGCTGGCTTGGATATGGAGAAAGTCGTTCGGGCGGTGGGTAGCGGTGCGGCCAGCTCTTGGGGACTGACAAACCGTTCTAGCAATATGATTGACAACGAATATCCGCTGGGCTTTCGAGTTCGGCTGCATCAAAAGGATCTAAAGATTGCGCTAGAAGCCGCACGTGAACTGGGATTGCCGTTACCTGTAGCAGCCTATGTCGAACAGGTAGAGACTGGCCTAATGGCTAAAGGCTATGGCGATGAGGATATCTCAGCAGTGGCCCGAGCTGTTAGGGATTCAGGGGCAGTCAAATAG
- a CDS encoding SagB/ThcOx family dehydrogenase — translation MADVSIAQHYHQRTKYYPETLAAKSQSSGLDWSQQPVPYKDYKIGHSIDLKPYLGKHPEEKDTKDKASRSQLESADQSWYQWQRLSRLLIDSYGLTAKVMTFSGEPMYLRSAPSAGGLYPAELYLVSKGTPLLPAGLYNYQVRTHSLWRFWDDYPWQDLQAACFWHPSLETTQLALVVTTIFQRSAWRYHDRAYRRVLLDAGHLLGNLEIAGTLCDYRPHLIGGFADELMNQLLYLNSEVESAIAILALADLFKIEQNLPRARSTLPGPIHTDVAALSDGQLLSYLHQHTLISSDSGFSQQQQQDLSTPIFPGESASAAAPDTAPIDTDNLDKPDLEDTAKPYDNESTDTKTPSINQASADKYNFPFDIAASTKTLPIDWGEHLTELEQALLTRRSTRRYTQAPLQKADLFALLDFTYHPEHYQQQTFDTCPDYFDLSLIETFIAISNVDGLEPGCYYYAPHAEELRQIRFNQFYKDLHFLCLGQDLGRDAGAVIFHTADLAQAIAKYGDRVYRYLHMDAGHLGQRLNLAATRRQIGVSGIAGFFDDQVNELLSIPAEEAVLYITTIGRKPSR, via the coding sequence ATGGCAGATGTTTCCATCGCCCAGCACTACCATCAACGCACTAAGTACTATCCTGAAACGCTTGCCGCTAAAAGCCAAAGTAGCGGTTTAGACTGGTCTCAGCAGCCTGTTCCCTACAAAGACTACAAAATTGGTCACAGCATTGACCTAAAGCCGTACTTAGGAAAGCACCCCGAAGAAAAGGACACAAAAGATAAGGCTTCTAGAAGTCAACTAGAGTCTGCAGATCAGTCTTGGTATCAATGGCAAAGGCTCTCGCGGCTGTTAATTGATAGCTATGGTCTCACAGCAAAGGTGATGACCTTTTCGGGTGAGCCAATGTATTTGCGCTCTGCGCCTTCGGCCGGCGGCCTATACCCAGCAGAACTGTATCTGGTCTCAAAAGGGACGCCACTGTTACCTGCTGGATTGTATAACTATCAGGTGCGTACACATTCTTTATGGCGCTTTTGGGATGATTACCCTTGGCAGGATTTACAGGCGGCATGCTTTTGGCATCCATCGCTAGAAACGACACAGCTTGCGTTAGTCGTCACCACTATTTTCCAGCGCTCAGCCTGGCGCTATCATGACCGGGCCTATCGCCGGGTGCTTTTAGATGCGGGGCATCTACTAGGCAATTTAGAGATTGCTGGAACGCTCTGCGACTATCGACCTCATTTGATTGGTGGGTTCGCCGATGAGCTAATGAATCAACTGCTTTACTTGAATAGTGAAGTAGAAAGCGCGATCGCCATACTAGCCCTAGCAGATCTCTTCAAAATAGAACAAAACCTGCCTCGTGCCCGCAGTACTCTTCCGGGTCCTATTCACACTGATGTTGCTGCGCTCTCTGATGGCCAGCTACTTAGCTATCTTCACCAACACACCCTAATCTCCAGTGATTCTGGGTTTAGCCAACAGCAACAACAAGATCTTAGTACGCCCATCTTTCCAGGGGAATCCGCTTCAGCAGCGGCGCCAGACACAGCGCCTATTGATACGGATAACCTAGATAAACCCGACTTAGAAGATACTGCCAAACCATACGACAATGAGTCTACCGATACTAAAACGCCATCAATCAATCAGGCATCCGCTGATAAGTACAATTTTCCTTTCGACATCGCGGCTTCGACCAAGACACTGCCCATCGACTGGGGGGAGCATCTTACAGAACTAGAGCAGGCCCTGCTAACTCGGCGCTCGACTCGGCGCTATACCCAAGCCCCCTTACAAAAGGCCGACTTGTTCGCCTTGCTTGACTTTACTTACCATCCAGAACACTACCAGCAGCAAACGTTTGACACCTGCCCTGACTACTTTGATCTAAGCTTGATTGAAACTTTCATTGCCATCTCAAATGTAGATGGACTAGAGCCTGGCTGTTACTACTACGCTCCGCATGCTGAAGAGCTACGCCAGATTCGGTTTAACCAGTTCTATAAAGACCTTCATTTCCTATGCTTGGGCCAAGATTTAGGGCGAGACGCGGGCGCGGTGATATTTCATACCGCAGATCTAGCGCAGGCGATCGCGAAATACGGAGACAGAGTATACCGCTACTTACACATGGACGCCGGACACCTAGGCCAAAGGCTCAATTTAGCCGCTACCCGCAGGCAAATTGGTGTTAGTGGTATCGCTGGATTCTTTGATGATCAGGTGAATGAACTGCTAAGCATTCCAGCAGAAGAGGCTGTTTTGTACATCACCACTATCGGCAGGAAACCAAGTCGATAG
- a CDS encoding tetratricopeptide repeat protein, whose translation MQGNQKTGRLMMSSSRWLVSWLMLVGITPAYWVWAQPKPLYAQTAPLPANPSPTAPAPIPESPVNPLTLEQQRSAENTLERAYALLSITIGALVIVLGGGLLTLWLLRRSVINEVATVVRTQLNEMTELENKVYNATRSLNRVLAEADDLSGELQGRSSNFQREIAEQRDILYALVEDLNTFKVQTAKNWEQQIEEVNGKLEATVTDFDQAAIALREQTKHRLEGLKTEAEVEGQRILQRFTTSEAEFSRHIGVIKEETQRRKSAFFDELDRKESVLSDQMGSVQAETLAEQDRILAALSQASNDFGPKLSEVEAAAKAQIEEQRDLSIEQLKASETSVSESLEEIQASALGHKDLALQNIQRSTEELQQQFNTIRNEVAARKADMMQSFRQSADGFLAQFATLKADVEGRKGTLLGDMDRIASDFQSQISELQAGVSEERKHTIMQLQSTADGFRAQLANMSGDIDTRRSQLYTELSETARTFANQLTELQADLGEERSQTLEVVQKLQEEFTQEMDALQSGISSEKEQLMRSLLEVENSFNGELSSVRNAVFGRRDVIISKLNSFDARLGEQIGELAEAAANRQQSAQERLEQIEEKFSENLKALQGGLNDKQSQAIDEIVSVKDEIQAKLSKLQTEAESEKQQIMKELGRIAPDYVADSFMSTSQKQLGELTEKINRLEDNRPELFLTADEFIEEGDQQLANKQYEAALSAYDRALDVQPSNAELWFSRSKVLLELDRKEEALAALDEVTKLTPSRIEAWYQKGRLLRELRQYQSALEAFEQAIEQDPIDARVWLNKGMTLSRLRKREEAIAAFDRALDINPDYHEAWVNRGVAFGILQAHDKAFESFDMAVTLQANDAVAWLNRGLALTELERYEEAVASFEKATRFNPKLAKAWDNRGYVLMRLGRDLDALKSFDKAIAVNPNYAKAYYNRALCYALQRDNDLALENLQQAVRLEPSYKQEALADEIFEEIWSDDWFKELVS comes from the coding sequence ATGCAGGGGAATCAAAAAACAGGACGGTTGATGATGTCGAGTAGTCGTTGGCTAGTTAGCTGGCTGATGCTGGTAGGAATTACCCCTGCCTACTGGGTCTGGGCACAGCCCAAACCTCTCTATGCTCAAACTGCCCCCCTGCCTGCTAATCCTAGCCCTACTGCGCCTGCTCCTATACCCGAGTCGCCGGTTAATCCGCTTACTCTCGAACAGCAGCGCAGCGCAGAAAATACGCTTGAGCGCGCCTATGCACTGCTCTCAATCACCATTGGCGCATTAGTCATCGTTCTAGGGGGTGGCCTGCTAACGCTGTGGCTACTCCGACGGTCGGTTATCAACGAGGTGGCTACTGTTGTGCGCACTCAACTCAATGAGATGACTGAGCTAGAGAATAAGGTATACAACGCTACTCGTAGCCTTAATCGCGTTCTAGCAGAAGCAGACGACTTGTCAGGAGAATTACAAGGCCGATCTAGTAATTTCCAAAGGGAAATCGCTGAGCAAAGAGACATTTTGTACGCTCTAGTTGAAGACCTAAACACCTTCAAGGTGCAAACTGCCAAGAATTGGGAGCAGCAGATAGAAGAGGTCAATGGCAAGCTAGAAGCAACGGTAACGGATTTTGACCAAGCTGCGATCGCCTTACGCGAGCAAACCAAACATCGGCTAGAAGGACTGAAAACCGAAGCTGAAGTTGAAGGACAGCGCATTCTGCAACGCTTCACGACTTCGGAGGCAGAATTTTCTCGTCACATTGGCGTGATCAAAGAAGAAACCCAGCGCCGCAAGAGTGCTTTTTTTGACGAGCTAGATCGAAAAGAGTCCGTTCTATCAGACCAGATGGGTAGTGTGCAGGCCGAGACCCTGGCAGAACAAGACCGTATACTCGCTGCACTTAGTCAGGCAAGCAATGATTTTGGTCCAAAGCTCTCAGAAGTAGAAGCGGCTGCTAAAGCTCAAATCGAAGAGCAGAGAGATCTCTCTATAGAACAGCTAAAGGCATCCGAAACGAGTGTTTCAGAGAGTTTAGAAGAAATTCAGGCTAGTGCGCTTGGACACAAGGATTTAGCACTGCAAAATATTCAACGCTCTACCGAAGAATTACAGCAGCAGTTCAACACTATTCGCAATGAAGTAGCAGCACGTAAAGCTGACATGATGCAGAGCTTTCGTCAGTCCGCCGATGGCTTTCTCGCTCAGTTCGCTACGCTAAAAGCTGATGTAGAAGGGCGCAAAGGCACTTTGCTAGGAGATATGGACCGGATTGCTAGTGACTTTCAAAGTCAAATTTCTGAGCTGCAAGCGGGGGTTAGCGAAGAGCGCAAGCATACAATTATGCAGCTGCAATCTACTGCCGACGGCTTTCGAGCGCAACTAGCCAATATGAGCGGTGATATAGACACTCGTAGGTCGCAGCTATACACTGAGCTTTCTGAAACTGCCCGAACCTTTGCCAATCAGCTAACGGAGCTACAAGCCGATCTCGGTGAAGAGCGTAGTCAAACCCTCGAAGTAGTTCAGAAGCTGCAGGAAGAATTTACTCAAGAAATGGACGCGCTACAGTCAGGCATCAGCAGTGAGAAGGAACAGTTGATGCGATCGCTCTTGGAAGTAGAGAACAGCTTCAACGGTGAACTCTCTAGCGTTCGTAACGCTGTTTTTGGTAGGCGCGATGTCATTATCAGTAAACTAAATAGCTTTGATGCCAGGCTAGGCGAACAAATTGGTGAACTTGCTGAAGCTGCTGCCAATCGACAGCAATCTGCTCAAGAGAGACTAGAACAGATAGAAGAGAAGTTTAGTGAGAATCTAAAAGCTTTACAAGGTGGTCTAAATGACAAACAGTCACAGGCTATTGACGAGATTGTGAGTGTGAAAGACGAGATCCAAGCAAAGCTGAGCAAGCTACAGACAGAGGCTGAAAGTGAGAAGCAGCAGATTATGAAGGAGCTAGGTAGGATTGCCCCTGACTATGTCGCTGACTCGTTTATGAGTACCTCGCAAAAGCAGCTCGGGGAGCTTACAGAGAAAATAAATCGACTAGAAGATAACCGACCTGAGCTATTTCTAACTGCAGATGAATTTATTGAAGAAGGCGATCAGCAGCTAGCTAATAAACAATACGAAGCGGCTCTAAGTGCCTATGACCGGGCGTTAGACGTTCAGCCATCTAACGCAGAACTGTGGTTTAGCCGTAGTAAAGTTTTGTTGGAGTTAGATAGAAAAGAAGAGGCTCTCGCTGCGCTAGATGAAGTCACCAAACTTACCCCTAGTAGAATTGAAGCCTGGTATCAGAAAGGACGTTTGCTTCGTGAGCTACGCCAGTATCAATCTGCTTTAGAAGCGTTTGAACAAGCAATAGAACAAGATCCTATTGATGCTAGAGTCTGGTTGAACAAAGGGATGACATTGAGCCGATTACGGAAAAGAGAAGAGGCGATCGCCGCTTTTGATCGCGCTTTAGATATAAACCCTGACTATCACGAAGCTTGGGTCAATCGGGGCGTTGCTTTCGGGATATTACAAGCTCATGACAAAGCTTTTGAATCTTTTGACATGGCTGTGACGTTACAGGCTAATGATGCTGTAGCCTGGCTCAATCGTGGACTGGCCCTAACAGAGTTAGAGCGATACGAAGAAGCCGTAGCCTCTTTTGAAAAAGCTACTAGGTTTAATCCAAAATTAGCTAAAGCTTGGGATAATCGCGGCTACGTATTGATGCGATTAGGTAGGGATTTAGATGCTCTAAAGAGCTTCGACAAGGCTATTGCGGTCAATCCAAATTACGCTAAGGCTTACTACAACAGGGCTCTTTGCTATGCTCTACAAAGAGACAACGACCTGGCTTTAGAAAATCTCCAGCAGGCGGTTCGCTTAGAACCTAGCTATAAACAAGAAGCACTTGCCGATGAGATCTTCGAAGAGATTTGGAGTGACGACTGGTTCAAGGAACTAGTAAGCTGA
- a CDS encoding fasciclin domain-containing protein, producing the protein MRFSKLTLPFNRLAGLAAALMILPVAVACDTPSDEVSEAPTEMPGDPGVEGEATDGTIVDAAIDSDSFSTLVSAVQAAGLEEALSSEGPFTVFAPTNEAFEALPPGALDQLLLPENKGTLTQVLAYHVVPGAITSDQIQTGTVTSIEESDLDLVADDMGVTVNGANVVSPDMVTSNGVIHAIDAVLLPPSLTGEPPAEEMPGEVAPPTEGVPPVEEVPGEGVPPAGVPPVEEIPPTEPLE; encoded by the coding sequence ATGCGTTTTTCTAAACTGACCCTGCCTTTCAACCGATTGGCTGGCCTCGCCGCAGCTTTAATGATTCTGCCTGTAGCGGTAGCCTGTGATACACCATCCGACGAGGTCTCCGAGGCGCCTACTGAAATGCCAGGAGATCCAGGAGTCGAAGGCGAAGCAACAGATGGAACAATTGTAGATGCTGCTATTGATAGCGACTCTTTTAGCACACTAGTATCTGCTGTTCAGGCCGCTGGGCTTGAAGAGGCACTTAGTAGTGAAGGGCCCTTCACGGTTTTTGCACCTACTAATGAGGCGTTTGAAGCGCTACCACCTGGCGCACTAGATCAACTGCTATTACCTGAAAACAAAGGCACTTTGACTCAGGTGTTGGCCTACCATGTTGTTCCGGGCGCGATTACTTCTGATCAAATTCAGACTGGAACAGTCACTAGTATCGAAGAAAGTGACCTAGACCTAGTTGCAGATGATATGGGTGTCACAGTCAATGGCGCTAACGTTGTCAGCCCAGATATGGTGACTAGCAACGGAGTTATTCACGCTATTGATGCGGTACTCTTACCCCCTTCTTTGACGGGTGAGCCGCCTGCTGAGGAGATGCCTGGTGAAGTAGCGCCTCCTACTGAGGGCGTTCCCCCTGTCGAGGAGGTACCTGGTGAGGGAGTGCCTCCCGCTGGAGTTCCTCCTGTCGAGGAGATTCCTCCTACTGAGCCTCTTGAGTAG